A genomic region of Gemmata massiliana contains the following coding sequences:
- a CDS encoding ROK family transcriptional regulator, which translates to MSAITTIRPALVGKLNERQVLRVIQSRGALSRAEVARESGLSAPTVSKAVASLIKAGLLEEADATELARGRPAPKLRLATTSAQVLGVTIDVGHCEVVSAGLDGSLHDDALTVPTPATYPELLRALEDAAKKLIARPGITTLGLGMSLPGLVDYRKGCGVLSPNVPITNGHCPTTDLAKRLGVECTLLQESHALCLAERHYGLAKGMDDFALLDVGAGVGLGIMSGGRLLKGRSGLAGEIGHFTAVSEGGRRCGCGNTGCLETVASDSALAWLASKKLGRPVAVDEVVELAKSGSVDLRAELREVAGFVAVGVAAVINLFNPATVFIHTPLFEIDAALFDLVVSKTRARALPPSFADCNIVQAKGSKQQGAVAGIIQHLTDSVAPELV; encoded by the coding sequence ATGTCCGCCATCACCACCATTCGGCCTGCGCTTGTCGGGAAACTGAACGAGCGCCAGGTGCTGCGGGTGATTCAGTCTCGCGGTGCCCTTTCGCGCGCAGAAGTGGCTCGCGAGAGCGGTCTGAGCGCGCCAACCGTATCGAAGGCAGTTGCCTCTTTAATAAAGGCGGGGTTACTCGAAGAAGCAGACGCGACCGAACTCGCACGCGGGCGCCCGGCGCCCAAACTCCGGCTCGCGACCACGTCCGCGCAGGTGCTCGGCGTCACGATCGATGTGGGCCACTGCGAAGTGGTTTCTGCCGGCCTGGATGGTTCGCTCCACGACGATGCCCTGACCGTTCCCACCCCCGCGACGTACCCGGAGCTTCTTCGGGCACTGGAAGATGCGGCCAAGAAATTGATCGCCCGTCCCGGTATCACCACGCTCGGACTCGGGATGAGCTTGCCCGGGCTGGTGGACTACCGCAAGGGGTGCGGGGTGCTGTCGCCGAACGTGCCGATCACGAACGGTCATTGCCCGACGACGGACCTCGCCAAGCGCCTCGGCGTGGAGTGTACACTGCTCCAGGAATCGCACGCCTTGTGCCTCGCGGAACGGCACTACGGGCTGGCGAAGGGCATGGACGATTTCGCGCTTTTGGACGTTGGCGCGGGCGTCGGATTGGGCATCATGAGTGGCGGGCGCTTGCTGAAGGGGCGCTCGGGATTGGCGGGCGAAATCGGGCACTTCACGGCCGTGTCCGAGGGCGGTCGGCGCTGCGGGTGTGGCAACACCGGGTGCCTCGAAACGGTCGCCAGTGATTCCGCGCTCGCGTGGCTCGCCAGCAAGAAACTCGGGCGCCCGGTCGCTGTGGACGAAGTGGTCGAACTCGCGAAATCCGGCTCGGTTGATTTGCGGGCAGAACTACGCGAGGTTGCGGGGTTCGTTGCGGTCGGTGTTGCGGCCGTAATCAACCTGTTCAACCCCGCGACCGTGTTCATTCATACGCCGCTGTTCGAGATCGACGCGGCGCTGTTCGACTTGGTCGTGTCGAAGACCCGTGCGCGAGCGCTGCCGCCGTCGTTCGCGGACTGCAATATCGTGCAAGCAAAGGGCAGCAAACAACAAGGTGCTGTCGCGGGCATCATCCAGCACTTAACAGACTCCGTGGCCCCGGAACTAGTTTAA
- a CDS encoding sensor histidine kinase: MRLSLRYRLLLPFVLLLLGDAVVTGWAASIAARGAEQRLATQQWAVARTLTEPPFFPLTEPVLKKMQKLSGAEFLFVHPTAPSESTFADPKPKPPTDVPTATLPEAGEEHTLGPPVVIGDQEYRCLRLPLSPKHPNHGGSLYIFYPESLRRTAVADAVRPLMILGGAGVFAVILAFAFGSGLVRRVRDLDARTRLIAAGDFRPMPVSGGDDEFRDLCEAVNEMARRLAAFQDELQRTERLQVLGQFSGGLAHQLRNAAAGAKLAVELFLAENPSADPEPLQVALRQLARIESNLRQFLALGKPPAGVREPCDLAKLINQSVSLLKPQCQHAGTTVIWTPPGGNAVIVGDSTQLSHLLGNVIGNAVEAAGPGGEVRVRLTTTPTSATVEVSDTGPGPLPAIAEKIFDPFVTGKDQGIGLGLAVAKQATDAHGGKIAWERRENRTVFIIDLPRGA; this comes from the coding sequence ATGCGCCTGTCACTTCGATACCGGTTGCTCCTTCCGTTCGTGCTCCTCTTATTGGGGGACGCGGTGGTGACCGGGTGGGCTGCTTCGATCGCCGCGCGGGGAGCGGAACAGCGCCTCGCGACGCAGCAGTGGGCCGTCGCGCGCACGCTCACGGAACCGCCGTTCTTTCCGCTCACGGAACCCGTTCTCAAAAAGATGCAAAAGCTGTCGGGGGCAGAGTTTCTCTTCGTTCACCCGACCGCGCCGTCCGAATCGACGTTCGCGGACCCTAAGCCGAAACCGCCCACCGACGTACCCACCGCGACTCTACCCGAAGCGGGTGAGGAGCACACACTCGGCCCACCGGTCGTGATCGGGGACCAGGAGTACCGGTGTTTGCGCCTGCCGTTGTCGCCCAAACATCCGAATCACGGCGGCAGCCTGTACATCTTCTACCCCGAATCACTGCGCCGAACGGCAGTTGCGGACGCGGTTCGGCCCCTCATGATCCTCGGTGGCGCGGGCGTGTTCGCAGTGATTCTGGCGTTCGCGTTCGGTTCCGGGCTCGTGCGCCGCGTGCGCGATCTCGATGCCCGCACGCGACTCATCGCGGCCGGGGATTTTCGGCCCATGCCCGTGAGCGGGGGCGATGACGAGTTCCGTGACTTGTGCGAAGCCGTCAACGAGATGGCTCGGCGCCTCGCAGCGTTCCAGGACGAACTCCAGCGCACCGAACGACTTCAGGTACTCGGCCAGTTCTCCGGTGGTCTGGCGCACCAGCTCCGGAACGCCGCGGCCGGTGCGAAACTCGCGGTGGAACTGTTTCTCGCCGAGAACCCCTCCGCGGACCCAGAACCGTTGCAAGTGGCGCTGCGACAACTCGCGCGCATCGAATCCAATCTCAGGCAGTTTCTCGCGCTCGGTAAACCACCGGCCGGTGTACGCGAACCGTGCGACCTCGCAAAACTCATCAATCAGTCCGTCAGCCTGTTAAAACCGCAGTGCCAGCACGCGGGCACAACGGTGATCTGGACGCCGCCGGGCGGGAACGCGGTTATCGTCGGCGATTCCACGCAGCTCTCTCACCTCCTCGGAAACGTGATTGGCAACGCTGTCGAAGCTGCCGGTCCCGGGGGAGAGGTTCGCGTTCGATTGACCACAACGCCGACCAGTGCGACGGTTGAGGTTAGTGACACCGGACCGGGGCCACTACCCGCGATCGCGGAGAAGATCTTCGACCCGTTCGTGACCGGCAAGGACCAGGGTATTGGGCTCGGGCTCGCGGTCGCGAAACAAGCGACCGACGCTCACGGCGGAAAGATCGCGTGGGAGCGCCGAGAGAACCGGACCGTGTTCATCATCGACCTGCCGCGCGGAGCGTGA
- a CDS encoding virulence factor, with the protein MTIAVARDTRAGLLRHGLPASFKREGTVYAIAFDMDIEQLRIHFGDPYNNAYLEIRRVLERHQFQWQQGSMYFGGPTVTAATVMVAVIDLATQLPWFAASVRDVRMLRIEELNDLMPVVQRVAGMTNGEQET; encoded by the coding sequence ATGACGATCGCTGTTGCCAGAGACACCCGCGCTGGTTTACTCCGGCACGGTCTTCCGGCCTCATTTAAGCGAGAGGGCACCGTGTACGCGATCGCCTTCGACATGGATATCGAGCAACTGCGGATTCATTTCGGCGACCCGTACAACAATGCTTACCTCGAAATTCGCCGGGTGCTGGAGCGACACCAATTCCAGTGGCAACAGGGCAGCATGTATTTCGGTGGCCCCACGGTTACAGCGGCAACGGTCATGGTCGCTGTGATCGACTTGGCGACGCAGTTACCGTGGTTCGCTGCGTCCGTTCGCGACGTCCGAATGCTGCGAATCGAGGAACTGAACGACCTCATGCCCGTAGTTCAACGAGTCGCAGGCATGACGAACGGTGAGCAAGAGACCTAA
- a CDS encoding type II toxin-antitoxin system HicB family antitoxin, with product MQTIKYVYWQEDDTWLGYLQDYPDYWTQGETQADLLEHLADLYQDLSGGHIPGARKVGELVVP from the coding sequence ATGCAAACGATCAAATACGTCTATTGGCAAGAAGACGACACCTGGCTCGGCTACCTGCAAGACTACCCCGACTATTGGACGCAGGGTGAAACGCAGGCCGACTTGCTCGAGCACCTCGCGGACCTGTACCAAGATTTGAGCGGCGGTCACATCCCGGGCGCGAGGAAGGTCGGGGAGTTGGTCGTCCCATGA
- a CDS encoding type II toxin-antitoxin system HicA family toxin, with protein MKRIDLIRAIEELGCELARHGGKHDWYRNPTTGVSQPVPRYREIKESLAR; from the coding sequence ATGAAGCGAATTGATCTGATCCGCGCCATCGAAGAACTCGGGTGCGAACTGGCACGTCACGGCGGCAAACACGATTGGTATCGGAACCCGACAACAGGGGTATCGCAACCCGTACCACGGTACCGTGAGATCAAGGAATCACTCGCGCGGTGA
- a CDS encoding alpha/beta hydrolase family esterase, producing the protein MTARGIGLLLVVGGLVAGTVAAQPPTGVIGKNKANDDKGDASKLKKVTWKVGDVTREALVYAPPATDKKRPVVFAFHGHGGKAELSSRNFAFHKHWPEVVSIYPQGLPTPVPALDPDGKFSGWQKYIGDQKDRDLEFFDAMLKTLVAEYQIDEKRVFVAGHSNGGFFTYVLCAARPDKLAAVAPVAATVSLRDFKNQKPLPVLHVAGEKDRIVSFASQEKTMEQVRKLNGCDAEGKAAGKWCTEYSSSKAPPVVTFIHPGSHGIPDGATERIVQFFKDHARK; encoded by the coding sequence ATGACCGCTCGTGGCATCGGTCTGTTGCTCGTCGTGGGTGGGCTCGTTGCCGGCACGGTTGCGGCTCAACCGCCGACCGGCGTTATTGGCAAAAACAAAGCCAACGACGATAAGGGCGATGCGTCCAAACTAAAGAAGGTGACCTGGAAGGTCGGCGACGTCACCCGCGAAGCGCTCGTTTACGCTCCGCCGGCCACCGACAAGAAGCGCCCTGTCGTGTTCGCGTTCCACGGCCACGGTGGGAAGGCCGAACTGTCCAGTCGGAACTTCGCGTTCCACAAACACTGGCCGGAAGTAGTCTCGATCTACCCCCAGGGGCTACCAACACCCGTTCCTGCTCTGGACCCCGATGGCAAGTTCTCCGGTTGGCAAAAGTACATCGGCGATCAGAAGGACCGCGACCTCGAGTTCTTCGACGCGATGCTCAAGACGCTCGTCGCGGAGTACCAGATCGACGAAAAGCGCGTGTTCGTTGCGGGACACTCGAACGGCGGGTTCTTCACGTACGTGCTGTGCGCGGCGCGACCCGATAAATTGGCCGCAGTCGCGCCGGTCGCGGCCACGGTGTCACTACGCGACTTCAAAAATCAAAAGCCGCTACCGGTGTTGCACGTCGCAGGAGAGAAAGATCGAATCGTTTCGTTCGCGTCCCAAGAAAAGACAATGGAGCAGGTGCGCAAGTTGAACGGGTGCGACGCGGAAGGAAAGGCTGCGGGTAAGTGGTGTACCGAATACAGTTCCTCGAAGGCGCCGCCCGTCGTGACGTTCATTCACCCGGGTAGCCACGGGATTCCGGACGGTGCCACGGAGCGAATCGTTCAGTTCTTCAAGGATCACGCGCGAAAGTAA
- the aat gene encoding leucyl/phenylalanyl-tRNA--protein transferase has protein sequence MSGIWGNRDVPWIPPELAEPDGFVGVGGDLRPPTLLRAYADGVFPWFNEGDPILWWSPDPRGIIDLHVDSRTHPDATPGYGGLHVSRRLARTIRSGKFRVTVNQCFETVMRACGECRPEGTWVTNDMLTGYAELHRLGHAHSLETWVRAEREGPDVWELAGGTYGVSIGGLFAAESMFYRVTDGSKVALAALVSRLRERGFTLLDVQMKTDHTSTMGASEISRSEYLKRLRQAIGLSGVRFV, from the coding sequence GTGAGTGGGATTTGGGGGAACCGTGACGTGCCGTGGATTCCGCCTGAGTTGGCGGAACCGGACGGCTTCGTTGGCGTGGGCGGGGACTTGCGCCCACCCACGCTGTTGCGTGCCTACGCGGACGGTGTGTTCCCGTGGTTCAATGAGGGCGACCCGATCCTGTGGTGGTCACCGGACCCGCGCGGGATCATTGATCTTCACGTCGATTCGCGCACGCACCCGGACGCCACGCCGGGGTACGGCGGGCTTCACGTTTCGCGCCGGCTTGCTCGGACGATTCGCTCGGGAAAGTTCCGTGTTACGGTAAATCAGTGTTTCGAGACGGTGATGCGTGCGTGTGGCGAGTGCCGGCCCGAGGGAACCTGGGTCACGAACGACATGCTCACGGGCTACGCGGAACTGCACCGCCTGGGCCACGCGCACAGCCTGGAAACGTGGGTGCGGGCCGAGCGCGAAGGACCGGACGTGTGGGAACTGGCCGGGGGCACTTACGGCGTGAGTATCGGTGGGTTGTTCGCGGCGGAATCGATGTTCTACCGCGTCACGGACGGGTCAAAGGTCGCGCTCGCGGCCCTGGTTTCGCGTTTGCGCGAGCGCGGGTTCACGCTACTCGATGTGCAGATGAAAACGGACCACACGAGCACAATGGGTGCAAGCGAGATTTCGCGGAGCGAGTACCTGAAGCGCCTGCGCCAGGCCATTGGCTTAAGCGGCGTGCGCTTCGTGTGA
- the gyrA gene encoding DNA gyrase subunit A produces MADATTPPNGPDAPPPAGALAVIDPLDIVDELRDSYLTYAQSVIISRALPDVRDGLKPSQRRILVAMNDLGLGPSTSTSKCAGIIGETMKRYHPHGDASIYDSLVRMAQDWNLRYRLVHGQGNFGSIAGLPPAAHRYTEARLTTAASELLEDLERDTVDFIDNYDGKYREPLVLPGKFPNLLVNGSDGIAVGMATHIPPHNLREVCTALTKLIDEPDATLADLFQIIPGPDFPTGGQIMGRQGIVDAYSRGAGKITLRARADIVEEGRGKTPVIVIREVPFQVTRNALTEEINQLVKDERIANVRGIRDESSARNGEPVRLVIELTNKGDPHLILNQLYQYSKLQKTVSIIMLALVDGRPRELTLKEMLQKFLEHRVHVIRRRTEFLLREAKRRGHILEGQLIAIADIENVIKICRTSPNRTEAKTRLQGLAVPSSLMQRAIGEAAFDALQRELGTVSEYRMTEAQAEAVVRLQLGQLAALESDEILKEYLQLRDLIRGYETLLSDDANVRAVIRDDLEKMAAKYGDARRTEITDGDGDVDMEDLIVDEPNVVTITHEGFVKRMPLTEYRVQGRGGKGVQGGLRDNDFVEHFFVASTKAYLLCFANTGQMYWLKVYRIPQAARTNAGRSIANVLSLKPEEKITSIVPVREFSEGYQLLMTTRQGTVKKTDLMAYSNVRNGGIIGITLDEGDELINVALTKPGDEIILSTQKGMAIRFRESNARPMGRTARGVKGIKLGKDDALVGMVVADPDGVLLTVCENGYGKRTPFGANTPMPEGATDSDDDNATEPEVVEPETESTDSENENDPSNMRYRLQRRGGKGVKDVKVTAKNGKVIGITSVRDGDEIMLITKDGMVTRSRVDAIRIVGRNTQGVKVMNLSDGDRIVSVAKVAQDNVGDAGEVKE; encoded by the coding sequence TTGGCCGACGCAACCACACCACCGAACGGTCCGGATGCCCCCCCACCTGCCGGCGCTCTCGCAGTAATCGATCCACTCGACATCGTAGACGAACTCCGGGACAGTTACCTCACATACGCTCAGTCGGTTATCATCAGCCGCGCGCTGCCGGACGTGCGCGACGGGCTGAAGCCGTCCCAGCGCCGCATCCTCGTCGCGATGAACGACCTCGGGCTCGGGCCGAGTACGTCTACCAGCAAGTGCGCCGGTATCATCGGCGAAACGATGAAGCGGTACCACCCGCACGGCGACGCATCCATCTACGACTCGCTCGTCCGGATGGCGCAGGACTGGAACCTGCGATACCGGCTCGTTCACGGCCAGGGGAACTTCGGCTCCATTGCCGGTCTGCCGCCCGCTGCCCACCGTTATACCGAAGCCCGTCTGACGACGGCCGCGAGCGAACTGCTCGAAGACCTCGAGCGCGACACCGTCGACTTCATCGATAACTACGACGGTAAGTATCGCGAACCGCTCGTGCTGCCCGGGAAGTTCCCGAACCTGCTCGTGAACGGCTCGGACGGCATCGCGGTGGGCATGGCGACGCACATCCCGCCGCACAACCTGCGCGAGGTCTGCACGGCCCTCACCAAGCTCATCGACGAACCCGACGCCACGCTCGCCGACCTCTTTCAGATCATCCCGGGGCCGGACTTCCCCACCGGTGGCCAGATCATGGGGCGCCAGGGGATCGTCGACGCCTACTCGCGCGGGGCCGGCAAGATCACGCTCCGTGCCCGCGCCGACATCGTCGAAGAGGGGCGCGGAAAGACCCCGGTCATCGTCATTCGCGAGGTTCCGTTCCAGGTCACGCGGAACGCCCTCACAGAAGAAATCAACCAACTCGTGAAGGACGAGCGGATTGCCAACGTCCGCGGCATCCGGGACGAGTCGTCCGCACGCAACGGCGAACCCGTGCGCCTCGTCATCGAACTGACCAACAAGGGAGACCCGCACCTCATCCTGAATCAACTGTACCAGTACTCGAAGCTCCAGAAAACAGTCAGCATCATTATGCTCGCGCTGGTGGACGGCCGCCCGCGCGAACTCACGCTCAAGGAGATGTTGCAAAAATTCCTGGAGCACCGGGTCCACGTCATCCGGCGACGCACCGAGTTCCTGCTGCGCGAGGCGAAGCGCCGGGGGCACATCCTCGAAGGGCAACTCATCGCCATCGCGGACATCGAGAACGTCATCAAGATCTGCCGCACGTCCCCGAACCGCACCGAGGCGAAGACCCGGCTCCAGGGACTCGCGGTCCCGTCCAGCCTGATGCAGCGCGCGATCGGCGAGGCGGCCTTCGACGCGCTCCAGCGCGAACTCGGCACCGTGTCCGAGTACCGCATGACGGAAGCCCAGGCCGAGGCCGTGGTCCGGCTCCAGCTCGGTCAGCTCGCCGCTCTCGAAAGCGACGAGATCCTGAAAGAGTACCTGCAGCTCCGCGACCTGATCCGCGGGTACGAGACGCTGCTCTCGGACGACGCGAACGTCCGTGCCGTGATCCGCGACGACCTCGAAAAGATGGCCGCGAAGTACGGCGACGCGCGCCGAACCGAGATCACGGACGGCGACGGCGACGTGGACATGGAAGACCTGATCGTGGACGAGCCGAACGTCGTCACGATCACGCACGAGGGGTTCGTGAAGCGCATGCCGCTGACCGAGTACCGCGTGCAGGGGCGCGGGGGCAAGGGCGTGCAGGGCGGGCTGCGCGACAACGACTTCGTCGAGCACTTCTTCGTCGCCAGCACAAAGGCCTACCTCTTGTGCTTTGCGAACACGGGCCAGATGTACTGGCTGAAGGTCTACAGAATTCCGCAGGCGGCGCGCACGAACGCAGGCCGGAGCATCGCCAACGTGCTCTCACTCAAACCCGAAGAGAAGATCACGAGCATCGTGCCGGTGCGCGAGTTTAGCGAGGGCTACCAGCTGCTCATGACCACGCGCCAGGGCACGGTGAAGAAGACCGACCTGATGGCGTACAGCAACGTGCGGAACGGGGGGATCATCGGTATCACGCTCGACGAGGGCGACGAACTCATCAACGTCGCGCTCACAAAACCGGGCGACGAGATCATCCTGAGCACGCAGAAAGGCATGGCAATCCGCTTCCGCGAGTCCAACGCCCGGCCGATGGGCCGCACGGCCCGCGGGGTGAAGGGCATCAAACTCGGCAAGGACGACGCGCTCGTCGGGATGGTAGTCGCGGACCCAGACGGGGTACTCCTCACCGTCTGCGAAAACGGCTACGGCAAGCGCACGCCGTTCGGCGCGAACACCCCGATGCCCGAGGGGGCGACCGACTCCGACGATGACAACGCAACCGAGCCAGAGGTCGTGGAACCCGAAACGGAAAGCACCGACTCTGAGAACGAGAACGACCCCTCGAACATGCGATACCGACTCCAGCGCCGCGGTGGTAAGGGCGTGAAGGACGTGAAGGTGACTGCCAAGAACGGCAAAGTGATCGGCATCACGAGTGTGCGCGATGGCGACGAAATCATGCTCATCACAAAAGACGGCATGGTAACTCGAAGCCGAGTGGACGCGATCCGCATCGTCGGCCGGAACACGCAGGGCGTGAAAGTCATGAACCTGAGCGATGGCGACCGGATCGTGTCGGTCGCGAAGGTGGCCCAAGATAACGTCGGCGACGCGGGGGAGGTCAAGGAATAA
- a CDS encoding NAD-dependent epimerase/dehydratase family protein, whose translation MRVLITGGYGFIGAWIIRNLLSRGDQVWVFDLREDARRLRLILPESEVAKVTFVQGDVTDLKALSAAIATHQISHIIHLAGLQVPTCRVDPMLGAKVNVLGTLAVFEAVKAAGDQVKRLVYASSAAVFGGPDKYPAGAQPDDAPLVPSTHYGVFKCCNEGNARIYFQDSGISSVGLRPWTVYGVGRDLGMTSEPTKAIKAVLLGRPYHINFGGASDFQYVDDVAKTFIYSMDRPYSGAKSYNLRGAVITMKEFHAALSTVLPEAAKLVTFGTTQIAIAYDLSDDGLQRDLGSMPKTPLEAGIRETVTIFKQLQSEGRLDTSDLDAPKMAPVAVADEP comes from the coding sequence ATGCGAGTGTTGATTACCGGCGGGTACGGGTTCATCGGGGCGTGGATCATCCGCAACCTGTTGTCGCGCGGCGATCAGGTGTGGGTCTTCGACCTCCGTGAAGACGCCCGCCGATTACGGCTGATCCTCCCCGAGAGCGAGGTCGCGAAGGTCACGTTCGTGCAGGGTGATGTGACCGACCTCAAGGCACTCTCTGCCGCGATTGCTACTCACCAAATTTCGCACATCATTCACCTCGCCGGGCTGCAAGTACCCACGTGCCGCGTGGACCCGATGCTGGGCGCGAAAGTGAACGTGCTCGGCACGCTCGCGGTGTTCGAGGCCGTGAAAGCCGCGGGCGATCAGGTGAAGCGCCTCGTGTACGCCAGCTCCGCTGCGGTCTTTGGTGGGCCGGACAAGTACCCGGCCGGCGCTCAACCGGACGACGCGCCACTCGTGCCCAGCACCCACTACGGCGTCTTCAAGTGCTGTAACGAGGGCAACGCCCGTATCTACTTCCAGGATTCCGGCATTTCGAGCGTCGGGCTGCGCCCGTGGACCGTGTACGGTGTCGGTCGCGACCTCGGCATGACCAGTGAGCCGACGAAGGCCATCAAAGCGGTGCTGCTCGGTCGGCCGTACCACATCAACTTCGGTGGGGCGAGCGACTTCCAGTACGTCGATGACGTGGCGAAAACATTCATCTACTCGATGGACCGGCCGTACTCGGGGGCGAAGAGCTACAACCTCCGCGGCGCGGTCATCACGATGAAGGAGTTCCACGCGGCACTCAGCACGGTGCTGCCGGAAGCCGCGAAACTGGTCACGTTCGGAACCACCCAAATCGCTATCGCCTACGACCTCTCCGATGACGGACTCCAGCGCGACCTGGGGTCGATGCCGAAAACACCGCTCGAAGCCGGTATCCGCGAGACGGTCACGATCTTTAAGCAACTTCAGAGCGAGGGGCGACTCGATACCTCGGACCTCGACGCACCCAAAATGGCGCCGGTCGCGGTCGCCGACGAGCCGTAA
- a CDS encoding DUF11 domain-containing protein, which yields MRAKTLTLFGALAVGQGLAPAQPGPVPTQGVPGGVAGFGAAQPGPLGPPRAVPGSDALQPGMGAPVPAPLVAAKFLAPKDVRVTAFPSSALSRMYDAPVVMGLRPGYVYRFELSNLPYSPGKALYPEVEVRGALVPRPGMKYMDHPIPLVFSASDIERALKGAVITKVIYLEDPEKALPTEVGPNSPVEMTDNTDNDAVKSALANGRLMAIVRLGNLKPTADQLKTYVVEGTILLPGEKLLKSPVAPPQFPYFACPMYDPLLGPKGPKEECFVDGGDKGAPLGIGPNGRLGGLNATDVGVEYTVGGRRKVTTSNEVCICSPRFMIRRAEVLPNGLNHQVRAAANVGAMGAGAIKDRRAPMVDIAQTKPAEFEGKVRPSAFVGKVGTAFFINTSRPAAFGQVAGVKVVGVVVEPEQLTAFPRLAPLTVTKSVDPPGPKEAGEVVTITIRYANTGSKAVSDIVVSDSLSGRLEYVEGSSQSDRPSNFTVADNEVGSTVVRWELPGTILPGQSGTVRFKAKVR from the coding sequence ATGAGAGCGAAAACGCTGACGCTGTTCGGTGCCTTGGCCGTTGGTCAGGGGCTCGCTCCGGCCCAACCGGGACCGGTCCCGACACAAGGGGTGCCCGGCGGGGTTGCGGGGTTCGGCGCAGCGCAACCGGGACCACTCGGTCCGCCCCGCGCAGTTCCCGGCTCGGACGCGCTCCAGCCCGGTATGGGTGCGCCGGTGCCCGCTCCGCTCGTCGCGGCCAAGTTCCTCGCACCGAAGGACGTGCGCGTCACCGCGTTCCCCAGTTCAGCCCTGAGCCGGATGTACGACGCACCCGTTGTGATGGGCCTCCGCCCCGGTTACGTGTACCGTTTCGAGCTGAGCAACCTACCGTACAGCCCCGGTAAAGCGCTGTACCCGGAAGTGGAAGTGCGCGGAGCCCTGGTCCCGCGCCCCGGCATGAAGTACATGGATCACCCGATCCCGCTCGTGTTCTCGGCGTCCGACATCGAACGCGCGCTCAAAGGCGCGGTGATTACGAAGGTCATTTACCTGGAAGACCCGGAGAAGGCACTGCCCACGGAAGTGGGGCCGAACTCCCCGGTCGAGATGACCGACAACACCGACAACGACGCGGTCAAATCCGCGCTCGCCAACGGCCGGCTCATGGCGATCGTCCGCTTGGGCAATCTGAAGCCGACCGCCGATCAACTCAAGACGTATGTGGTCGAAGGCACGATTCTGCTCCCGGGCGAGAAACTCCTGAAGTCGCCGGTCGCTCCACCGCAGTTTCCGTACTTCGCGTGCCCGATGTACGACCCGCTCTTGGGACCGAAGGGGCCGAAGGAAGAGTGCTTCGTTGACGGTGGCGACAAGGGTGCCCCGTTGGGGATCGGCCCGAACGGTCGGCTTGGCGGATTGAACGCGACCGATGTGGGCGTGGAGTACACCGTCGGCGGGCGCCGAAAGGTGACGACCTCCAACGAGGTCTGCATCTGCTCGCCGCGGTTCATGATCCGCCGCGCGGAAGTGTTGCCGAACGGCCTGAATCACCAAGTGCGGGCGGCGGCAAACGTGGGCGCAATGGGCGCCGGGGCGATTAAAGACCGACGCGCTCCAATGGTCGATATCGCCCAGACCAAGCCCGCCGAGTTCGAGGGCAAGGTGCGCCCGTCCGCGTTCGTGGGTAAGGTGGGCACCGCGTTCTTCATCAACACCAGCCGACCAGCAGCGTTCGGCCAAGTCGCAGGCGTGAAGGTCGTCGGTGTGGTGGTCGAACCGGAGCAACTCACCGCGTTCCCGAGACTGGCCCCACTCACCGTGACCAAGAGCGTGGACCCGCCCGGCCCGAAGGAAGCAGGCGAAGTGGTAACGATCACAATCCGGTACGCGAACACCGGCTCGAAGGCGGTAAGCGACATCGTGGTCAGCGACAGTTTGAGCGGACGACTGGAGTACGTAGAGGGCTCGTCGCAGTCCGACCGCCCCTCGAACTTCACCGTCGCGGATAACGAAGTTGGCTCAACGGTAGTACGCTGGGAGTTACCCGGTACGATCCTCCCGGGCCAGAGTGGAACCGTGCGGTTCAAGGCGAAGGTGCGATAA